One Paenibacillus crassostreae DNA segment encodes these proteins:
- a CDS encoding alpha-N-arabinofuranosidase, translating to MSTKLRAKMVIDKDFQIARVDNRIYGSFIEHLGRAVYGGIYEPEHPLANEQGFRKDVIELVKELQVPIIRYPGGNMVSAYNWEDGVGPKSERPKRLELAWRTIEDNQVGTNEFMDWGKAVGADVMMAVNLGTRGIDAARNLVEYCNHPSGSYYSDLRRKHGYEQPHRIKTWCLGNEMDGPWQVGHKTAEEYGRLAVETAKAMRLVDSSIELVSCGSSNTMMPTFPEWEATTLTHTYDAVDFVSLHQYHGNAENDSPNFLAKSMETDHFIRTIISTCDYIKAKKRSKKTMFLSFDEWNVWYHSNESDTKIDPWSVAPPQLEDVYNFEDALLVGSMLITFLKYADRVKMACLAQLVNVIAPIMTENNGRSWKQTIFYPYMHTSVFGRGIALQTVNSSPKYDSKDYTDVPYLDSTAVFNDEEESVTVFAVNRHLEESLILNADVRSFEGYRIVEHIVLENDGDLKAVNTADHEAVKPHHQGQSKLDEGMLEVVLPKASWNVIRLAKN from the coding sequence ATGAGTACAAAACTTCGTGCTAAGATGGTTATTGACAAAGATTTTCAAATTGCACGTGTGGACAATCGTATCTATGGATCCTTCATAGAGCACTTAGGACGTGCAGTCTATGGTGGAATCTACGAGCCAGAGCATCCACTCGCCAATGAACAGGGATTTCGTAAAGATGTTATCGAACTGGTGAAAGAGCTTCAAGTGCCGATTATTCGGTATCCTGGTGGAAATATGGTGTCTGCTTACAATTGGGAAGATGGGGTGGGTCCAAAGAGTGAGCGCCCGAAACGTCTGGAGTTAGCTTGGCGTACGATTGAAGATAATCAAGTGGGAACTAATGAATTTATGGACTGGGGTAAGGCAGTTGGTGCAGATGTAATGATGGCTGTGAACCTTGGAACTCGCGGTATTGATGCTGCACGTAATTTAGTTGAATATTGTAACCATCCAAGTGGATCATATTACAGCGATCTTCGTCGGAAGCATGGATATGAGCAACCCCATCGAATCAAGACTTGGTGTCTAGGTAATGAGATGGATGGTCCTTGGCAGGTCGGTCACAAGACAGCGGAAGAATATGGTCGTTTAGCAGTAGAGACAGCGAAAGCTATGCGCCTCGTGGATTCCTCTATTGAACTTGTCTCATGTGGTAGTTCCAACACAATGATGCCAACATTCCCGGAATGGGAAGCAACAACATTGACTCATACGTATGATGCAGTAGACTTTGTATCTCTACACCAATACCATGGAAATGCCGAGAACGATTCCCCGAATTTCTTAGCTAAAAGCATGGAGACTGACCATTTCATTCGGACGATTATTTCAACATGTGATTATATTAAAGCGAAGAAACGTAGTAAGAAAACGATGTTCCTCAGTTTTGATGAATGGAATGTATGGTATCATTCTAATGAATCGGACACGAAGATTGATCCGTGGTCTGTGGCACCTCCGCAGTTGGAAGATGTATATAATTTCGAGGATGCTCTATTAGTAGGTAGTATGTTAATTACGTTCCTTAAGTACGCCGATCGTGTCAAAATGGCTTGCTTAGCACAACTTGTGAATGTCATTGCACCTATTATGACTGAGAATAATGGTCGTTCTTGGAAGCAGACAATATTTTATCCTTATATGCACACTTCCGTATTCGGACGGGGAATCGCATTGCAGACGGTCAACTCTTCTCCTAAATATGACAGTAAGGATTACACGGATGTACCCTATTTAGATTCTACTGCTGTATTTAATGATGAAGAAGAGAGTGTAACGGTATTTGCGGTGAATCGTCATCTCGAGGAATCATTGATTCTGAACGCGGATGTTCGTAGTTTCGAAGGCTACAGAATCGTGGAACATATCGTCCTTGAGAATGATGGTGATCTCAAAGCCGTGAATACTGCGGATCACGAAGCTGTAAAACCACATCATCAAGGGCAGTCGAAGCTAGATGAAGGTATGCTTGAAGTGGTTCTTCCGAAGGCTTCGTGGAATGTTATTCGTCTAGCCAAAAATTAA
- a CDS encoding RrF2 family transcriptional regulator encodes MNSEFNIAVHCLTLLSLKKDHMANSDEIAKSVCTHPARVRKVLGLLRKQGYVITKEGVGGGYMLNINSSEVTLGDLYRLLARGSLQPSWCSGGGESPCVVSDRIQDIMDRIYGGGELALERHYDNITLLDVTRDIQAETK; translated from the coding sequence ATGAATAGTGAATTTAATATTGCCGTCCATTGTTTAACCCTTCTTAGCTTAAAGAAAGACCACATGGCTAATAGTGATGAAATTGCTAAGAGTGTATGTACTCATCCAGCGCGTGTACGTAAAGTGCTCGGTTTACTTCGCAAGCAAGGATATGTGATAACGAAGGAAGGCGTTGGCGGCGGATATATGTTAAACATTAACAGCTCTGAGGTAACTCTGGGTGATCTGTATCGTCTGCTAGCTCGTGGTTCACTACAACCGAGTTGGTGTTCTGGAGGAGGAGAATCTCCTTGTGTAGTCTCCGACCGTATTCAAGATATTATGGACCGAATATATGGTGGTGGAGAATTGGCATTAGAACGTCATTACGATAATATTACGTTATTGGATGTGACAAGGGATATTCAAGCGGAAACCAAATGA
- a CDS encoding CcdC family protein: protein MLQISPSLLQLGTTIGTVVIALLAIFIRFKASSSPVTIKKIIIPPFGMSTGFLMFVAPFTHIPLWWAAIALVVGWFLFSYPLIRSTHFKIIDGQIYADRTRSFVFILLGMLVVRMLLHQVIEQYISIPQTGAIFFILAFGMIVRWRIFMFKEYKAMTQANLL from the coding sequence ATGTTACAAATCAGTCCCTCATTACTTCAACTTGGAACTACTATTGGAACTGTTGTTATAGCGTTACTTGCTATTTTCATCCGATTCAAAGCTAGTAGTTCACCTGTGACAATTAAAAAAATTATCATTCCTCCTTTTGGAATGTCTACAGGCTTTCTTATGTTCGTTGCCCCTTTTACGCATATCCCTCTATGGTGGGCTGCCATTGCGCTAGTTGTCGGTTGGTTTCTATTCTCCTATCCACTGATTCGTAGCACTCATTTCAAGATTATAGATGGTCAAATCTATGCTGATCGTACTCGGAGTTTTGTCTTTATCTTGCTCGGGATGCTTGTAGTCCGTATGCTACTACACCAAGTTATTGAACAATATATCTCCATTCCACAGACCGGAGCGATATTCTTCATATTAGCTTTTGGGATGATTGTACGTTGGCGAATATTTATGTTCAAAGAATATAAAGCAATGACCCAAGCCAATCTCCTTTAG
- a CDS encoding L-lactate dehydrogenase: MKVKSRKVAIIGSGMVGSSCAYSMINQSISDEIMMVDRTYDRALAQALDLSHCMDFTHTRTKVYAGTYADCGPMDVIIITAGANPKPGQSRLDVLEDAQIITKEIVTPILESGFDGVFVIAANPVDIVTYMVWKTSGFPRHKVIGTGTSIDSSRLKTLLSEVFSIDPRSVNGYAMGEHGESQFVAWSHVTIGGKPILHILSQHRERFQQLDLADIARKTKDAGWEIFTRKGSTHFGIGSAIAYITRSILNDDHKIIAVSAVLDGEYGQSDICIGVPAIIGSEGIQELIELNLNDEEMRLFNASCNIIRSNIEGLAEV, from the coding sequence ATGAAGGTGAAATCACGAAAAGTAGCTATTATCGGATCGGGCATGGTAGGTTCAAGCTGTGCCTATTCAATGATTAACCAATCCATATCTGATGAGATTATGATGGTTGACCGTACGTATGATCGTGCATTAGCACAAGCCCTTGACCTCTCACATTGCATGGATTTCACACATACACGAACTAAAGTCTATGCAGGAACTTATGCAGACTGCGGCCCTATGGACGTTATTATCATCACGGCAGGAGCTAATCCTAAGCCAGGACAGTCACGTTTAGATGTACTAGAAGATGCACAAATCATTACAAAGGAGATTGTCACACCAATACTAGAGAGTGGATTCGATGGTGTCTTTGTCATTGCAGCTAATCCTGTAGACATCGTTACTTATATGGTATGGAAAACTTCAGGTTTCCCTCGTCATAAGGTTATTGGTACAGGGACTTCTATTGATTCTTCACGTCTTAAGACTTTATTATCCGAGGTATTCTCTATTGATCCGCGTAGTGTTAATGGTTACGCCATGGGCGAACATGGTGAATCACAATTCGTGGCTTGGTCACATGTTACGATAGGTGGAAAACCAATCCTTCATATCCTGTCGCAACATCGCGAAAGATTTCAACAATTAGATCTTGCCGATATCGCACGCAAAACTAAAGATGCAGGTTGGGAAATTTTCACTCGCAAAGGTTCAACTCATTTCGGTATTGGCAGTGCAATTGCTTATATTACTCGCTCCATCTTAAACGATGACCACAAAATCATTGCCGTATCAGCTGTTCTGGACGGAGAGTATGGCCAATCCGATATCTGCATTGGCGTCCCTGCCATTATTGGTAGTGAAGGCATTCAAGAATTAATTGAATTAAATTTAAATGATGAGGAGATGCGTCTATTTAATGCCTCATGTAATATTATCCGCAGCAATATTGAAGGTCTAGCAGAAGTTTAA
- a CDS encoding glycoside hydrolase family 13 protein, giving the protein MLLEAIYHRPKQNWCYAYDERTIHIRIRTKRDDIDSIQAMTGDKYAWEQTLTYIPMTIMSSDELFDYWECEVIPPHRRLKYGFILQKGKEKLWMTEYTFLNEPPENPDRLFDFPYINQVDVFTTPEWVKDAVFYQIFPERFANGDASLDPKGTLPWGGKPERENFFGGDLQGVIDHIDHLSNLGINAIYFTPLFTATTNHKYDTEDYLQIDPQFGDAELLKKLVSICHERGIRVLLDAVFNHSGRTFAPFVDVQKNGEQSRYKDWFHVNKFPITVENGIPTYETFAFEPLMPKLNTENPEVKAYLLKVAEYWIKDIGIDGWRLDVANEVDHQFWREFRQVVKKTKPDAYILGEIWHESSNWLQGDQFDAVMNYPFTNATLDFFVEGSTDAEGFSHAIGKQLARYPQQANEVTFNLLDSHDTARLITLCKDDQRKMKLATTFMLTFSGTPCIYYGDEVGITGGQDPDCRKCMEWDPKKQDQELFKFYQELIKLRLDHRALRTGKFTFLASEAGQTTLAYAREDDQEKFVILMNNDSKAQSIKIDIEDTQFMDVHSSKTYAFKNGSLNVKLLPYESIILKAIR; this is encoded by the coding sequence ATGTTATTAGAAGCTATATATCATCGACCGAAACAAAACTGGTGTTATGCTTACGATGAACGCACCATACACATTAGAATTCGCACAAAGCGAGACGACATTGATTCGATTCAGGCCATGACTGGTGATAAATATGCTTGGGAACAAACATTGACATATATCCCAATGACGATTATGTCATCTGATGAATTGTTCGATTATTGGGAATGCGAAGTCATCCCCCCACATCGCCGCTTAAAGTATGGTTTTATTTTGCAAAAGGGAAAAGAAAAGTTATGGATGACAGAGTATACATTTTTAAATGAGCCTCCTGAAAATCCAGATCGTCTTTTTGACTTCCCATATATCAATCAAGTTGATGTATTTACAACACCTGAATGGGTCAAGGATGCCGTGTTCTATCAAATATTCCCGGAGAGATTTGCTAATGGGGATGCTAGTCTCGACCCTAAAGGAACACTTCCATGGGGTGGAAAACCTGAAAGAGAGAACTTCTTCGGGGGCGATTTACAGGGTGTAATCGATCATATCGACCACCTAAGCAATTTAGGAATTAACGCCATTTATTTCACACCATTGTTCACGGCGACAACAAACCACAAATACGATACAGAGGATTACTTACAGATTGATCCTCAATTCGGGGACGCTGAATTATTGAAGAAATTAGTGTCAATCTGCCATGAACGTGGAATACGCGTACTCTTGGATGCCGTATTCAATCATTCTGGTAGAACTTTTGCCCCATTCGTGGATGTACAGAAGAACGGAGAACAATCTCGCTACAAAGATTGGTTCCATGTGAACAAGTTCCCGATCACAGTCGAGAATGGGATTCCAACTTACGAAACCTTCGCCTTCGAACCCTTGATGCCTAAGCTTAATACTGAGAATCCTGAGGTCAAAGCTTATCTTCTCAAGGTAGCAGAATATTGGATCAAAGATATTGGAATCGATGGTTGGAGATTAGACGTAGCCAATGAAGTAGATCATCAATTCTGGAGAGAGTTCCGCCAAGTTGTGAAGAAAACCAAACCTGATGCTTATATCCTGGGTGAAATATGGCATGAATCGTCAAATTGGTTACAAGGTGATCAATTTGATGCTGTCATGAATTACCCATTCACCAATGCCACGCTAGACTTTTTCGTAGAAGGTTCTACCGATGCAGAAGGATTCTCACATGCTATCGGTAAACAACTTGCTCGCTATCCGCAACAAGCGAATGAAGTGACATTTAACTTACTCGACAGTCATGATACGGCACGCTTAATTACATTGTGTAAAGATGATCAACGCAAAATGAAGCTAGCTACAACATTCATGCTTACCTTTAGTGGAACACCATGTATTTACTACGGTGATGAAGTAGGTATAACCGGTGGGCAAGATCCCGATTGCCGGAAATGTATGGAATGGGATCCTAAGAAACAGGATCAAGAACTTTTCAAATTCTATCAAGAATTGATTAAGCTTCGCCTAGACCATCGTGCACTTCGTACTGGTAAATTCACTTTCCTTGCATCTGAAGCAGGTCAAACAACGCTAGCCTATGCTCGTGAAGATGATCAAGAGAAGTTTGTTATTCTGATGAATAACGATAGTAAAGCCCAATCAATTAAAATCGATATCGAGGATACTCAGTTCATGGATGTACACTCAAGCAAGACCTATGCCTTTAAGAATGGGTCTTTGAACGTCAAATTACTTCCTTATGAGTCTATCATCTTAAAAGCTATTCGTTAA
- a CDS encoding sugar ABC transporter permease, whose protein sequence is MSGHKIKKLFRLSISYITLIILSICAVYPVLWVIFGSVRPGKSLYSKTLIPTQFTFDHYRELFTSKSYMFGDWYMNTLKISIASMLIGVFLTLLTSYAVSRFRFRGRQTALSAVLILGMFPGFMSMIAIFLLLKEFNLLDTHLALIIVYAAGAPLMGTFVAKGFLDTIPRSLDEAARIDGASNFKIFTRIIIPLSRPMFTYMALTQFVGPWVDFIFAKMVLRSKEKWTVAVGLYEMVNTNTNSNFTLFAAGAVLIAVPITLLFMFLQRFLVDGLTSGASKG, encoded by the coding sequence ATGAGTGGACATAAAATAAAGAAATTATTCCGATTGTCAATCAGTTATATTACTCTTATTATCTTGTCTATTTGTGCCGTATATCCTGTATTGTGGGTCATCTTCGGATCTGTTCGACCGGGGAAGTCTCTGTATAGTAAGACGCTTATTCCAACACAGTTTACATTCGATCATTATCGTGAATTATTCACATCAAAAAGTTATATGTTTGGCGACTGGTATATGAATACGCTGAAAATTTCCATCGCATCCATGCTTATTGGTGTTTTTCTCACACTATTAACAAGCTACGCCGTATCACGCTTCCGTTTTCGTGGACGTCAGACAGCATTATCAGCTGTATTAATTTTGGGGATGTTCCCTGGATTTATGAGTATGATTGCAATTTTTTTACTCCTAAAAGAGTTCAATTTACTCGATACTCATCTTGCCTTGATTATTGTTTACGCAGCAGGGGCTCCTTTAATGGGAACCTTTGTTGCTAAAGGCTTCTTAGATACCATCCCACGATCATTAGACGAGGCAGCTAGGATTGATGGAGCGAGTAACTTCAAAATATTCACAAGAATCATCATTCCTCTTTCTCGACCAATGTTCACGTATATGGCATTGACACAGTTCGTGGGTCCGTGGGTTGACTTCATCTTTGCGAAGATGGTACTGAGATCGAAGGAGAAATGGACAGTGGCTGTCGGACTTTATGAAATGGTGAATACGAATACGAATTCAAATTTCACGTTATTCGCAGCAGGAGCTGTTCTCATTGCTGTTCCTATCACTCTTCTATTTATGTTCCTTCAACGTTTTCTCGTAGATGGATTAACATCTGGAGCGAGTAAAGGATAA
- a CDS encoding sugar ABC transporter permease has translation MDRYRNKATIMSLIFMGFGQIYNRQFIKGLIYLLIEAYAIIYFSSNLGRALWGIVTLGETPRTKVNGVFVDADHSIILLIKSLITILFLIIFIIIYIINVRDARKIAEKREQGVQANRFLQSIRYVLDYKFAQALLTLPAVGILFFTIMPIIFMVMLAFTNYSSPNHIPPFKLVDWVGFNTFKDLISLKTWSHTFYGVLTWTIIWAVLSTVTTYFGGLLVALLINQKGIRFKGFWRTILIIPYAIPQLISLLVMRNMFNGQFGPINQYITKYFGYFGLGGLPWLTDPFWAKVTVIIVNMWVGIPVSMILIMGVLTTIPRDMYEAAEVDGASNYQKFRIVTLPMVLFSTAPILIMQFAGNINNFNAIFLLTSGNPVVGDYQYAGATDLLVTWLYKLTLDQNKYNMASAVGIIIFLIIASFSIYNYRRTKSFKEEDMIQ, from the coding sequence GTGGACCGATATCGTAACAAAGCCACAATAATGTCGCTTATATTCATGGGTTTTGGACAAATATATAACCGTCAGTTTATAAAAGGCCTTATATATCTGTTAATAGAAGCTTATGCGATCATTTATTTCAGTAGTAATCTCGGCAGAGCATTATGGGGCATTGTCACACTAGGGGAAACGCCTAGAACGAAAGTTAATGGTGTTTTCGTAGATGCTGATCATTCGATTATCCTTTTAATTAAAAGTTTGATTACGATCTTATTTTTAATTATTTTTATCATCATATATATTATAAATGTTAGAGATGCACGTAAAATTGCTGAAAAAAGAGAGCAGGGAGTCCAAGCGAATCGTTTTCTCCAGTCTATTCGGTATGTGCTGGATTATAAATTTGCGCAAGCATTATTGACATTGCCAGCCGTAGGTATTCTCTTTTTTACAATCATGCCTATCATCTTTATGGTCATGCTGGCATTCACGAACTACTCGTCTCCAAACCATATTCCACCGTTTAAGTTGGTCGATTGGGTTGGGTTCAACACATTTAAGGATTTGATATCACTTAAGACTTGGAGTCATACGTTCTACGGAGTTTTGACTTGGACTATTATCTGGGCAGTCTTATCTACGGTTACTACTTATTTCGGTGGTTTACTTGTTGCGTTGCTTATTAACCAGAAAGGCATCAGATTTAAGGGTTTCTGGAGAACGATTTTAATTATTCCTTATGCGATTCCGCAACTTATTTCGCTGCTTGTGATGAGAAATATGTTTAACGGACAATTCGGACCTATCAATCAGTATATAACTAAGTACTTCGGGTACTTTGGGTTAGGAGGACTTCCATGGTTGACGGATCCATTCTGGGCGAAAGTTACGGTAATTATTGTTAACATGTGGGTCGGCATCCCAGTCTCTATGATATTAATAATGGGTGTATTGACAACGATTCCACGGGATATGTATGAAGCAGCTGAGGTAGATGGTGCAAGTAATTATCAAAAATTCCGTATTGTAACTCTGCCGATGGTACTTTTCTCAACTGCACCAATTCTAATCATGCAGTTTGCGGGAAATATCAATAACTTTAACGCCATTTTCCTACTAACGAGCGGAAATCCTGTTGTTGGGGATTATCAGTATGCAGGAGCGACTGATCTACTGGTTACCTGGTTGTATAAATTAACATTAGATCAGAATAAATACAATATGGCCTCTGCTGTCGGGATCATTATTTTCCTAATTATCGCCTCGTTCTCGATCTATAACTACCGTCGAACGAAGTCATTCAAAGAGGAGGATATGATCCAATGA
- a CDS encoding maltose ABC transporter substrate-binding protein produces MKMKKMLTLLATLTLTLSITACGTSNSTTNNAEPAPAPAANNTVTEAPAQEEAVVEEGLQPEEGATLIVWESREERAFTDEIAKQFEEKYGIPVKVEEVAATDQVTKLTQDGPSGLGADIVMFPHDNLGRAAEAGLLLTNEVLAEETIANNTPASIQGVTFNGELYGYPRAAETYALFYNKELVTEVPQSFDDVIEFSKTFTDKSKNRYGIMWETGNMYFNYPFIASGGGYIFGDNGTNKDDIGINSEGALLGLQTYVKLKEVLPVKSGDITPDIKRSLFNVGDIAMDITGPWELAGYKEALGDKLGIAPIPTIDGKPAISLSGIKAWYINSFTQYPNAAQLFAQFASSKDAQLLLNEKVGSIPTNNEALASDQINNDPFVAGFAQQVINSQPMPTIAEMGNVWSPVNAALPEIWDNGKEPKEAMDKAAQQIKDLNDGATE; encoded by the coding sequence ATGAAAATGAAAAAAATGTTGACGTTATTAGCTACACTCACCTTGACACTCTCCATTACGGCTTGTGGAACGAGTAATTCGACAACGAATAATGCTGAGCCAGCACCCGCTCCTGCAGCTAACAACACAGTAACTGAAGCTCCAGCTCAAGAAGAGGCTGTTGTTGAAGAAGGACTTCAACCTGAAGAAGGCGCGACGTTGATTGTATGGGAGAGTAGAGAAGAAAGAGCGTTCACGGATGAAATTGCGAAGCAATTTGAAGAAAAATATGGTATTCCAGTTAAGGTTGAGGAAGTAGCAGCAACAGACCAAGTGACGAAGTTAACTCAGGATGGTCCCTCAGGATTAGGAGCAGACATTGTCATGTTCCCACATGATAACTTAGGAAGAGCAGCAGAGGCGGGTCTACTCCTTACAAATGAAGTCCTTGCAGAAGAAACAATAGCTAATAATACACCAGCATCCATTCAAGGGGTAACTTTTAATGGTGAGTTGTATGGCTATCCTAGAGCGGCTGAGACGTATGCACTCTTTTATAATAAAGAGCTTGTAACGGAAGTTCCCCAATCATTCGATGATGTGATTGAATTTAGCAAAACATTCACAGACAAATCAAAGAATAGATATGGAATTATGTGGGAAACGGGTAATATGTATTTCAACTATCCGTTTATAGCTAGCGGTGGCGGATATATCTTCGGTGACAATGGTACGAACAAAGATGATATTGGAATTAATTCAGAAGGTGCTCTGTTAGGATTACAAACCTATGTCAAGTTAAAAGAAGTGCTACCTGTTAAGAGTGGCGATATTACACCAGATATTAAACGTAGTTTATTCAATGTCGGTGATATAGCGATGGATATAACGGGTCCTTGGGAGCTTGCAGGTTATAAAGAGGCACTTGGAGATAAGCTTGGAATTGCACCTATTCCAACGATTGATGGTAAACCAGCTATTTCACTCTCTGGAATCAAAGCATGGTACATTAACTCATTCACACAATACCCAAATGCAGCACAATTGTTCGCGCAATTCGCTTCAAGCAAGGATGCACAACTTCTGCTGAATGAAAAAGTTGGTTCAATACCGACGAATAATGAAGCATTAGCATCTGATCAAATTAATAATGATCCATTTGTTGCAGGGTTCGCTCAACAAGTTATCAACTCACAGCCAATGCCTACGATTGCTGAAATGGGAAATGTATGGAGTCCAGTCAATGCAGCTTTACCGGAAATTTGGGATAACGGGAAAGAACCGAAAGAAGCTATGGATAAAGCAGCACAACAAATTAAAGATTTGAATGACGGTGCGACAGAGTAA
- a CDS encoding alpha-amylase family glycosyl hydrolase produces MKTIAKMKYFKSYGHGFIGVTLLAMLLTACNGSDNATLTQMEENDQKAVETPANPQEKETVMLKGNDLIDEQPSTVYYEIFVRSFYDSNGDGIGDLRGVIEKLDYLNDGDPSTTDDLGVGGIWLMPIQPSPSYHGYDVTDYRSVNPDYGTVDDLSLLIDEAHQRGIKVIMDLVVNHTSKEHPWFMDSAEGEDSPYRDWYVWAEDQGREPNGTSAASGSNPWHEREGAHYMAGFWEGMPDLNFDNPAVRSEMRGIGQYWLKLGVDGFRLDAAKHIYEDLATDKNEEIEAKNIAWWKEFRNSMNEINPEAYIVGEVWENSVASVAPYLDEAFDSGFNFSLAESVISSVKNERDNNLAFTLERTYKLFNTKSNGEFVDAIFLTNHDQNRVMSQLESNVNHAKMVVSILLTLPGNPFIYYGEEIGMLGAKPDEQIREPLKWYQDGAIKKGQTTWEESIFNHGDGSANVEMQLNDNNSLLTHYRDLISWRNEIPELLNGDIQYYDTGNVQLCSYIRRTQSDEVLVVHNLSGKVQEIKLDAESGSGEHVFAEIIKTNHLKTSLDENILVIHPFSTVIIK; encoded by the coding sequence TTGAAAACGATTGCAAAAATGAAATATTTCAAAAGTTACGGACATGGATTTATAGGTGTAACCTTACTGGCTATGCTGTTGACAGCTTGCAATGGGTCTGATAATGCAACTTTAACACAAATGGAAGAAAATGACCAAAAAGCTGTAGAGACCCCCGCAAATCCACAGGAAAAAGAGACAGTTATGCTTAAAGGAAATGACCTGATTGATGAACAACCGTCAACTGTATATTATGAAATTTTCGTTCGGTCTTTCTATGATTCGAATGGTGATGGGATTGGTGACTTACGTGGAGTGATAGAGAAACTTGACTATCTAAATGATGGTGACCCCTCGACAACAGATGACTTAGGTGTTGGAGGAATCTGGCTGATGCCAATTCAACCATCCCCAAGTTACCACGGATATGATGTGACAGATTACAGAAGTGTGAATCCTGACTATGGAACAGTAGATGATCTAAGCCTGTTGATTGATGAAGCACATCAACGCGGTATCAAAGTTATTATGGATTTAGTGGTCAACCATACAAGTAAAGAACATCCATGGTTCATGGATTCTGCAGAAGGTGAAGATAGCCCATATCGAGATTGGTATGTGTGGGCAGAGGATCAGGGACGGGAACCTAATGGAACGAGTGCCGCATCAGGCTCGAATCCTTGGCATGAAAGGGAAGGTGCTCATTATATGGCTGGGTTCTGGGAAGGAATGCCAGATCTGAATTTTGACAATCCAGCTGTACGTTCAGAGATGAGGGGTATTGGACAATATTGGTTAAAGTTAGGTGTGGATGGGTTTCGATTGGATGCAGCTAAGCATATTTATGAAGATTTAGCGACAGACAAGAACGAGGAAATCGAAGCAAAGAATATAGCTTGGTGGAAAGAATTCCGCAACAGCATGAATGAAATTAACCCGGAGGCATATATTGTAGGTGAGGTATGGGAGAATTCTGTTGCTTCAGTAGCACCCTATTTGGATGAGGCATTTGATTCAGGATTTAATTTCAGTCTCGCAGAATCTGTCATTAGTAGTGTTAAAAATGAACGTGATAACAACTTGGCCTTTACACTAGAACGAACATATAAATTATTTAATACGAAATCTAATGGTGAATTTGTTGATGCCATATTCTTAACGAATCATGATCAGAATCGGGTGATGAGTCAGCTTGAAAGTAATGTGAATCATGCCAAGATGGTAGTTTCTATTCTCTTAACTTTACCTGGTAACCCTTTTATTTACTACGGTGAAGAGATCGGTATGTTAGGTGCTAAGCCAGATGAGCAAATCCGTGAACCGTTGAAATGGTATCAAGATGGGGCTATAAAGAAGGGACAAACAACATGGGAAGAATCTATCTTTAACCATGGGGATGGTTCAGCGAATGTGGAAATGCAATTGAACGATAATAATTCATTATTAACTCATTACAGGGATCTGATCTCATGGAGAAATGAAATTCCTGAACTTCTTAATGGAGATATCCAATATTATGATACGGGGAATGTACAATTATGTTCTTATATACGACGTACACAATCAGATGAGGTGCTTGTCGTGCATAATTTATCTGGAAAAGTGCAAGAAATTAAGCTAGATGCGGAATCTGGATCTGGAGAGCATGTATTTGCTGAAATCATTAAAACAAATCATTTAAAAACCAGTCTTGATGAGAATATCCTAGTAATACATCCATTTTCCACGGTAATTATTAAGTAA